In Glandiceps talaboti chromosome 16, keGlaTala1.1, whole genome shotgun sequence, a single window of DNA contains:
- the LOC144447580 gene encoding uncharacterized protein LOC144447580, with translation MEEKKGLVERTRLSVESGVRRLLRLGFYKLTVLWFVTGLLQLALEEKFSLREESTISVGNFFIPLMVLSLLFCPFIVVILNCIEVFMNSTSVGLLVLVTSLVNVIVWMVLLIYLNVLLRVLWKLLGILIKYLLRPMCQIRGVSDAINGVNHIMAYVRTLRGHEAPNNTTYNGNRYSKSK, from the exons ATGGAAGAGAAGAAGGGGCTTGTCGAACGTACCCGTCTATCAGTAGAAAGCGGTGTTCGTCGACTTTTACGTTTGGGGTTCTACAAACTTACTGTACTATGGTTTGTGACGGGTTTGCTACAGTTGGCACTAGAGGAGAAGTTCTCACTGAGGGAGGAAAGCACCATCTCGGTTGGAAACTTTTTCATTCCGTTG atgGTGTTGTCTCTGCTGTTCTGTCCTTTCATCGTAGTTATTCTAAACTGCATTGAAGTCTTTATGAATAGTACTAGTGTCGGTCTTCTTGTGCTGGTTACCAGTCTTGTTAATGTTATTGTGTGGATGGTTTTACTTATTTATCTTAATGTATTACTCAGAGTTTTG TGGAAACTACTCGGGATACTGATAAAATATCTCCTTCGTCCAATGTGTCAAATCAGGGGAGTTAGTGATGCTATTAATGGCGTCAACCATATCATGGCGTATGTTAGAACTCTGCGTGGACACGAAGCACCAAACAACACCACATATAACG GAAACCGGTATAGTAAATCAAAATAA
- the LOC144447823 gene encoding uncharacterized protein LOC144447823, with amino-acid sequence MRRRRVGEDMPRRKKRPKKSQSMSAMSVEELSIWAEKAVHSFTRKYFNFESICFVVIAIICPVLGAAIFVHSYQSYDSSYAKLLGTIYLPAIMALVLMSLLHQWIGDKRGGKGLSKASRKAISFLTLWVTRLLTVVTVLMPMVLLGVVVLQPTDFDSPDTDYTIIVLIFVNASLWAVSTYPMLTLAYLGRVKLTGILKLIFERNGTSHTKNSKS; translated from the exons ATGAGACGTCGACGAGTTGGTGAGGATATGCCACGGAGGAAAAAACGACCCAAGAAATCTCAATCAATGTCAGCTATGTCGGTAGAAGAATTGTCAATCTGGGCAGAAAAAGCAGTTCACTCATTCACACGGAAGTACTTTAATTTTGAAAGTATCTGTTTCGTAGTTATTGCGATAATTTGCCCTGTGCTAGGTGCAGCAATCTTCGTCCATTCCTATCAGTCCTATGACAGTTCATATGCTAAGTTACTGGGGACCATTTATTTGCCCGCT ATTATGGCCTTGGTACTAATGTCATTGCTACACCAGTGGATTGGAGACAAACGAGGAGGCAAGGGACTATCCAAAGCATCAAGGAAAGCGATATCCTTTCTAACGCTATGGGTTACAAGGCTACTG ACCGTAGTGACTGTTTTGATGCCAATGGTCCTTTTAGGAGTTGTTGTGCTACAGCCGACAGACTTTGACTCACCAGACACCGATTACACCATAATCGTATTGATATTTGTAAATGCGTCTCTATGGGCTGTTTCTACATATCCAATGTTAACTTTGGCATACCTAGGCCGTGTTAAATTGACCGGTATTTTG aaattgatatttgaacGCAATGGTACATCACATACCAAGAATAGCAAATCATGA